The Hymenobacter baengnokdamensis genome includes a region encoding these proteins:
- a CDS encoding acyl-CoA synthetase → MQAYFRHFQRIAEAGTYHELDTLPIPQPAFFNWTADIFEGLHVAAHPDKPALVLADDAGHQEITYAELATRANRLLNFWRAAGVQATQAVLLMMPVCAELWDTYIAGIKGGQLLIPAASVLTAKDLEYRFSKLLPAVVVADPENAAKIDAAEQALGQPIRLKMLVGGPSRPGWVGFAGTAALPSLAEAAPTRPDDPLFLFFTSGTTGLPKVVTHTHFSYPVGHLSTAAWIGLRPSDRHCNISQSGWAKFAWSSFFAPLSVGATLVAYQSSGRFAAGPLLAALAREQVTTFCAPPTVLRLLILEDLAAYKFAFRECVSAGEPLNPEVIEAWQRGTGRLLRDGYGQTESTAMIYNLPGSAVRLGSMGKPSFMYRIAIADEEGNIQPDLAEGHIVVRTNTGQPNGLFKEYYGEPERRASVFRHGLYYTGDKAYRDADGYLWFVGRDDDVIKSSDYRVGPFEVESALIEHPAVVEAAVVGVPHPIKGHEIKAFVLLRPGIDGTAALAQELFAFSRAQLSPYKMPRVLEFVAELPKTISGKIRRVELRARAAQPRHEAAGATEFFYVPDQAR, encoded by the coding sequence ATGCAAGCTTACTTCCGGCATTTTCAGCGCATAGCCGAAGCTGGCACGTACCACGAGCTGGATACACTGCCCATTCCGCAGCCTGCTTTTTTCAACTGGACGGCCGACATCTTCGAAGGCCTGCACGTGGCCGCTCATCCCGACAAGCCCGCCCTGGTGCTCGCCGATGATGCTGGCCACCAGGAGATAACGTATGCCGAGCTGGCCACCCGTGCCAACCGCCTGCTCAATTTCTGGCGCGCCGCCGGTGTACAGGCCACCCAGGCCGTGCTGCTGATGATGCCCGTATGCGCCGAGCTGTGGGATACTTACATAGCCGGTATCAAAGGCGGGCAGCTGCTGATTCCGGCCGCCAGCGTGCTCACGGCCAAGGATTTGGAATATAGGTTTAGCAAGCTATTGCCCGCAGTGGTGGTGGCCGACCCCGAGAATGCCGCTAAAATTGACGCGGCCGAGCAGGCGCTGGGCCAGCCCATTCGGCTGAAGATGCTGGTGGGCGGGCCCAGCCGGCCGGGCTGGGTAGGCTTTGCGGGTACGGCCGCCCTGCCCAGCCTGGCGGAGGCCGCCCCAACCCGGCCCGACGACCCGCTGTTTCTATTCTTCACCTCGGGCACTACGGGCTTACCCAAAGTAGTGACGCACACGCATTTTTCGTATCCGGTGGGGCATCTCAGCACAGCTGCCTGGATTGGCCTGCGCCCCTCCGACCGGCACTGCAACATCTCGCAGTCGGGCTGGGCAAAGTTTGCCTGGAGCAGCTTTTTTGCGCCGCTCAGCGTAGGCGCGACGCTGGTAGCCTACCAGAGCAGCGGGCGCTTTGCGGCGGGGCCACTGCTGGCCGCGCTGGCCCGCGAGCAGGTAACTACGTTTTGCGCGCCGCCTACGGTACTGCGGCTGCTTATTCTGGAAGACCTGGCCGCCTATAAGTTTGCCTTTCGCGAGTGCGTGAGTGCGGGCGAGCCGCTAAACCCCGAAGTGATTGAGGCCTGGCAGCGCGGCACGGGCAGGTTGCTGCGCGACGGCTACGGCCAGACCGAAAGTACGGCCATGATTTATAACCTGCCCGGCAGCGCCGTGCGCCTGGGCAGCATGGGCAAGCCGTCGTTTATGTACCGCATTGCCATTGCCGACGAGGAGGGCAACATTCAACCCGACCTGGCCGAAGGCCACATCGTGGTGCGCACCAACACGGGCCAGCCCAATGGCTTGTTTAAGGAATATTATGGCGAGCCCGAGCGCCGGGCCAGCGTATTTCGGCACGGCCTGTACTATACCGGCGACAAGGCCTACCGCGATGCCGACGGCTACCTCTGGTTTGTGGGCCGCGACGATGATGTGATAAAGTCGAGCGATTACCGCGTGGGGCCGTTTGAGGTCGAGAGCGCGCTTATCGAGCACCCGGCCGTGGTAGAAGCCGCCGTGGTGGGCGTGCCGCACCCCATCAAGGGCCACGAAATCAAGGCTTTTGTACTGCTCAGGCCAGGTATCGACGGCACTGCCGCGCTGGCGCAGGAGCTATTTGCGTTCAGCCGCGCGCAGCTCTCGCCCTACAAGATGCCCCGCGTGCTGGAGTTTGTAGCCGAGCTGCCCAAGACCATCAGCGGTAAAATCAGGCGGGTGGAGCTGCGGGCCCGGGCCGCCCAGCCCCGGCACGAGGCAGCCGGGGCAACTGAGTTTTTTTACGTACCTGACCAAGCACGCTAA
- a CDS encoding YdeI/OmpD-associated family protein, translating to MQPLVRFSAVLEAGGPSFMPTQLVVVPQQAWQALGGKAVKRVVATLNGHTERLGLLPLEGGGRYLLLRKALCQRLGLQIGQHIALTLYPDPNPDYVDLPDELADALAAWPEAELAFLAHTGAMRRAMARKVADARRPETRARYAVELAGRLARGGHPFRTS from the coding sequence ATGCAGCCACTCGTTCGCTTTAGCGCCGTGCTCGAAGCTGGTGGGCCCAGCTTTATGCCAACGCAGCTGGTGGTGGTGCCGCAGCAGGCCTGGCAGGCGCTGGGTGGCAAGGCTGTTAAGCGAGTCGTTGCTACCCTCAACGGCCATACCGAGCGGCTGGGCCTGTTGCCGCTGGAAGGCGGCGGCCGCTACCTGCTGCTGCGCAAGGCGTTGTGCCAGCGGCTCGGGCTGCAAATTGGCCAGCACATAGCCTTAACACTATATCCTGACCCCAACCCCGACTACGTTGACCTGCCCGATGAGCTGGCCGACGCCCTGGCTGCCTGGCCCGAGGCCGAGCTGGCGTTTTTGGCGCATACCGGCGCGATGCGCCGCGCCATGGCCCGCAAAGTAGCTGATGCCCGGCGCCCCGAAACCCGCGCCCGCTACGCCGTAGAGCTGGCCGGGCGGCTGGCCCGCGGGGGGCACCCGTTTCGGACGAGCTAA
- a CDS encoding TonB-dependent receptor plug domain-containing protein, with protein MNNLKGNSYTSKALGILALPAVAGLLAVAAFRSPADGNPIQAIAEKLSEYYALTRPEKVYLHLDRPAYGTGETIWFSAYVVDALRHHPDTLSRVLHVDLLSPERRVVVRRTLRLAGGRAYGDLDISDTLQAGTYLLRAYTNWMRNAGHSEYIYERRLQVWPAAPNQPEETGGAASSAKSSTHAATAAGKVDVQFFPEGGSLVAGLPSTVGFKAQAPGGRGAAISGQVLDEQNKPVVAAFSSQHAGMGRLSFTPAAGQHYHARVKLADGSSADYPLPAVQATGYSLRVLDAGDSYTVEARYRGVPGAPVPGPVMLLTEVRGYLVGLVPRSITDDGTPVSWKLGKARYPNGILHITLFDAQRTAQAERLAFILNGPPALRVVLTPDKASYAPHDPVHVKVQVSDAAGQPIATNLSVTVAEAGAASLDPDAGTVATNLLLTSDLAGYVENPGYYFQTATPETTRALDDLLLTQGWRRYVWKEVLSGTPPALPYGVEQSLTLAGQVTGMGQKGIANSQLTFIQARPTRNVLTASTDADGRFRFTGFPGKDTSVVTLQARRIGGGSNVIIRPDLGPPTFGAPLPPLPPVSAAPPGVADYLRRSRQQQVQERQGRPEGDIRNVQLGNVAVTGKKALVPPDDPRRLYPGVVANTILDFASMPAAQSGLSIFQLLQGRVAGLTVTGNPPDVTVQIRGSGTPMFLLDGMKVDDDVINTIPSNQVEAVEVFKGPEAAIFGGGSGGVIAVYTKRGDKNYKGDDANTPSPGIITVRLPGFYQAREFYQPRYGAPVLNAPASDPRRLTLYWDPQMTTSILGKTEFTFFTADGSGNYQISVEGISVNGDPSRGSSTIYVAPKGR; from the coding sequence ATGAATAACTTGAAAGGTAACTCTTACACCAGTAAGGCTTTAGGTATTTTGGCCTTGCCCGCCGTGGCCGGGCTGTTGGCAGTAGCGGCCTTTCGCAGCCCTGCCGATGGCAATCCTATTCAAGCGATTGCGGAAAAGCTAAGTGAGTATTACGCCCTTACGCGGCCCGAAAAGGTATATCTGCACCTTGACCGCCCGGCCTATGGCACCGGCGAAACCATCTGGTTTAGTGCCTATGTAGTAGATGCCCTCCGCCACCACCCTGATACCCTGAGCCGGGTGCTACACGTAGACCTGCTCTCGCCCGAGCGCCGGGTAGTAGTGCGCCGCACCCTGCGGCTGGCGGGTGGCCGCGCCTACGGCGACCTCGATATCAGCGACACGCTGCAGGCCGGCACCTACCTGCTGCGGGCTTACACCAACTGGATGCGCAATGCCGGACACTCGGAGTATATCTACGAGCGTCGCCTGCAGGTGTGGCCGGCTGCCCCCAATCAGCCCGAAGAAACCGGCGGCGCGGCCAGCTCGGCCAAGTCTTCTACTCACGCCGCTACCGCCGCTGGTAAGGTCGACGTGCAGTTTTTCCCCGAAGGTGGGAGCCTGGTAGCCGGCCTGCCCTCTACGGTCGGCTTTAAGGCCCAGGCACCCGGCGGCCGGGGCGCGGCCATTAGTGGGCAGGTGCTCGATGAGCAGAACAAGCCGGTGGTGGCTGCCTTCAGCAGCCAGCACGCGGGCATGGGGCGCCTGAGCTTTACGCCCGCCGCCGGTCAGCACTACCATGCCCGCGTGAAACTGGCCGATGGCAGTAGCGCCGATTACCCGCTGCCAGCCGTGCAGGCTACCGGCTATAGCCTGCGCGTGCTCGACGCCGGCGATAGCTATACCGTGGAGGCCCGCTACCGCGGAGTGCCTGGTGCCCCGGTGCCCGGCCCGGTGATGCTGCTTACCGAAGTACGCGGCTACCTGGTAGGGCTGGTGCCCCGGTCTATTACCGATGATGGTACGCCCGTGAGCTGGAAGCTTGGCAAGGCGCGCTACCCAAATGGCATTCTGCATATTACCCTGTTTGATGCCCAGCGCACCGCGCAGGCCGAGCGGCTGGCGTTTATCCTGAACGGGCCGCCGGCGCTGCGCGTGGTGCTTACGCCTGATAAGGCTTCGTACGCTCCGCACGACCCCGTGCACGTGAAAGTGCAGGTGAGCGATGCCGCGGGCCAGCCGATAGCTACCAACTTGTCGGTGACGGTGGCCGAGGCCGGCGCGGCCAGCCTCGACCCCGACGCCGGTACAGTAGCCACCAACCTGCTGCTGACCTCCGACCTGGCCGGCTACGTCGAAAACCCTGGCTATTACTTTCAGACTGCTACGCCCGAAACTACCCGTGCCCTCGACGACCTGCTGCTTACCCAGGGCTGGCGGCGCTACGTGTGGAAGGAAGTACTGAGTGGCACCCCGCCCGCTCTGCCGTACGGCGTAGAGCAGAGTCTGACCCTGGCCGGCCAGGTTACTGGTATGGGCCAGAAAGGCATTGCAAACAGTCAGCTCACCTTTATTCAGGCCCGACCCACTCGTAACGTCCTTACGGCCAGCACCGATGCTGATGGCCGATTTCGCTTCACGGGCTTTCCGGGTAAAGACACTTCGGTGGTGACGTTGCAGGCGCGGCGCATCGGCGGCGGCAGCAACGTAATCATCCGGCCCGACCTGGGCCCTCCTACTTTTGGGGCACCCTTGCCGCCGCTGCCGCCCGTGTCGGCAGCTCCGCCGGGTGTGGCCGACTACCTGCGCCGTAGCCGCCAGCAGCAGGTGCAGGAGCGCCAGGGCCGCCCTGAAGGTGATATTCGCAATGTGCAGCTGGGCAACGTAGCCGTAACCGGCAAAAAAGCCCTAGTGCCGCCCGACGACCCCCGCCGCCTGTACCCTGGCGTAGTGGCCAATACGATACTAGACTTTGCCAGTATGCCCGCCGCGCAATCAGGCCTTTCTATTTTTCAGCTGCTTCAGGGCCGGGTGGCCGGCCTCACGGTCACGGGTAATCCGCCCGATGTAACCGTCCAGATTCGGGGCAGCGGCACGCCCATGTTTTTGCTCGATGGCATGAAGGTAGACGATGACGTAATCAATACTATTCCCTCCAACCAGGTAGAGGCGGTAGAAGTCTTTAAAGGCCCCGAGGCGGCTATTTTTGGAGGGGGCTCGGGCGGCGTGATTGCGGTATACACCAAGCGCGGCGACAAAAACTATAAGGGGGACGATGCTAATACCCCCAGCCCCGGCATTATTACGGTGCGCCTCCCCGGTTTTTATCAGGCCCGGGAGTTTTATCAGCCGCGCTACGGCGCGCCCGTACTGAATGCCCCCGCTTCCGACCCACGCCGCCTCACCCTGTACTGGGACCCGCAGATGACGACCAGCATCCTGGGCAAAACCGAGTTTACGTTCTTCACGGCCGATGGCAGCGGCAACTACCAAATCAGTGTCGAAGGCATTAGCGTGAATGGCGACCCCAGCCGGGGCTCCAGCACCATCTACGTAGCCCCTAAAGGCAGGTAA
- a CDS encoding aldo/keto reductase has translation MEYQKVGSSDVRVSRIAFGSWAAGGWMWGGTEQNDAVGAIHAAYDLGVTSIDTAPVYGMGLSEQIVGEAIKSLPRDKVQVLTKFGMRWDLAEGDFAMKTKDNSGHDLDVYKYASRASIIKECEDSLRRLGTDYIDLYQQHWPDVTTPIAETMEAVQRLIEQGKVRAAGVSNYSVAQMQEAEQTLALASNQVPYSMLRRDIEKDIVPYCQEHNKAILIYSPLQLGLLTGKIKPGQHFDASDLRSTNRLFKPEAVTKVNDFLHKIRPLAETKNATLGQLVLRWTLAQPGISVALVGARNPEQAVQNAKAIDVQLSFEEIDFINKQLAQVQLS, from the coding sequence ATGGAATATCAGAAAGTAGGCAGCTCCGACGTGCGCGTATCGCGCATCGCCTTCGGCAGCTGGGCGGCGGGCGGCTGGATGTGGGGCGGCACCGAGCAAAACGACGCGGTGGGGGCTATTCACGCGGCCTACGACCTGGGCGTCACGAGCATCGACACGGCACCCGTATACGGCATGGGCCTGAGCGAGCAGATTGTGGGCGAGGCCATCAAGAGCCTGCCGCGCGACAAAGTGCAGGTGCTCACCAAGTTTGGCATGCGCTGGGATTTGGCAGAAGGCGATTTCGCCATGAAAACCAAGGATAACAGCGGCCACGACCTCGACGTGTATAAGTATGCCAGCCGCGCTAGCATCATCAAGGAGTGTGAGGACAGCCTGCGGCGCTTGGGCACCGATTACATCGACCTTTACCAGCAGCACTGGCCCGACGTGACCACGCCTATCGCCGAAACGATGGAGGCCGTGCAGCGTCTTATCGAGCAGGGCAAGGTGCGGGCCGCGGGCGTCAGCAACTATTCGGTAGCCCAGATGCAGGAAGCCGAGCAGACGCTGGCGCTGGCGTCCAACCAAGTGCCTTACAGCATGTTGCGGCGCGACATTGAAAAAGACATTGTGCCGTACTGCCAGGAGCACAACAAAGCCATTTTGATATATAGTCCGCTCCAGCTGGGTTTGCTGACGGGCAAAATCAAGCCCGGTCAGCATTTTGATGCCAGCGACCTGCGCAGCACCAACCGCCTTTTCAAGCCCGAGGCGGTGACGAAAGTCAACGACTTTCTGCACAAAATCCGGCCGCTGGCCGAAACCAAAAACGCGACCCTCGGCCAGCTTGTGCTGCGCTGGACGCTGGCCCAGCCCGGCATCTCGGTGGCGCTGGTGGGCGCTCGCAACCCCGAGCAGGCCGTACAAAACGCCAAGGCAATCGACGTGCAGCTGAGCTTCGAGGAGATTGACTTTATCAACAAGCAGCTGGCGCAAGTGCAGCTGAGCTAA
- a CDS encoding mechanosensitive ion channel domain-containing protein has protein sequence MFFSEYFPAACRARLGPATWPLRWRVSFGLVLVSLLSVADGAAQPHRPAQPADSTKVGVGLDSSERLESAYLTLDALTSQTYNLFDTKPIATELPELAENLHAIRHSVAETGRVFDVKQVQMCQLMLDNIQEQLTAWRAELSLARQQYSAVQSRLKALTLLPVLSTATDSSAAQTLAEADAALSDKKQRTTRVLAQRLQAVARLQSQVSTSYIQTLELQDQVSGQLRGFGRRTFAGQYPYLWTRAAREVVVPPVSPHLREARQRIIAFYFGTNWDNWVYMALMGLVFFGWVTYNYRRVPAQGEHLALAQPLRYLRPWPLAATGVVMFSLAPALELRPPPVYLDVLQGLLLLTLTGVFWRSWPRSSFWSWLALVGFFAVLAVSNAGDGASLGTRGGLLLLNGLAPFMGIYFLLRIRRRVQLPHFVVPITFFFIGLNVVAGGANILGRLSLAKLLSTAAIFGLTQGIGLAVLIQLLTEAFHLQMLASRSVANGPGFDYDKIGASLMRLLSVVVGGMWLLVFTANLALQGVLYKAISNLLTAPRVLGSTQFTLGNVALFFFILYVSARLQQYIGYFFGEIGEEADTNARHRGSWLVALRLFLVLVGVGLAVTASGLPLSKIAIVFGALSVGIGLGLQSIVNNLVSGIILIFERPFHVGDFIEVAGKSGRVQDIGIRSSKLTSPTGSEIIVPNGDLLSSHVINWTRTNDHIRVDLVLKLAPGTDLETDLQTAREQIQEEIKSSPYTMPNLPPEILLNDINGKDYELKVLFWVMNIRQEQLTKSEILAGIYRRFMAHGLQLSS, from the coding sequence ATGTTTTTTTCGGAATACTTTCCGGCAGCCTGCCGGGCCAGGCTTGGGCCTGCTACCTGGCCGCTGCGCTGGCGCGTTAGCTTTGGCCTAGTGCTGGTAAGCCTGCTAAGCGTAGCCGACGGGGCCGCCCAGCCGCACCGCCCGGCGCAGCCCGCCGACTCAACCAAAGTCGGCGTGGGCCTGGATAGCTCAGAACGGCTGGAATCTGCGTACCTCACCCTCGATGCGCTCACCAGCCAGACCTACAACTTATTTGATACCAAGCCCATAGCTACCGAATTGCCCGAGCTTGCCGAAAACCTGCACGCAATCCGGCACAGCGTGGCCGAAACCGGCCGGGTGTTTGATGTGAAGCAGGTGCAGATGTGCCAGCTGATGCTCGACAATATTCAGGAACAGCTCACCGCCTGGCGCGCCGAGCTTAGCCTGGCGCGGCAGCAGTACAGCGCCGTGCAAAGCCGCCTGAAGGCGCTGACGCTGCTACCGGTGCTGTCTACTGCTACCGACTCCAGCGCCGCCCAAACGCTGGCCGAAGCCGATGCGGCGCTAAGCGATAAAAAACAGCGCACAACCCGCGTGTTGGCGCAGCGGCTGCAAGCAGTGGCCCGGCTCCAGTCGCAGGTATCGACCAGCTATATCCAAACGCTGGAATTGCAGGACCAGGTAAGCGGGCAGTTGCGCGGGTTTGGGCGGCGCACTTTTGCCGGCCAATACCCGTATTTGTGGACGCGGGCGGCCCGCGAGGTGGTAGTACCACCCGTGTCGCCGCACCTGCGGGAAGCCCGCCAGCGCATCATTGCTTTTTATTTTGGCACAAACTGGGACAACTGGGTTTACATGGCCCTGATGGGGCTGGTATTTTTTGGCTGGGTCACTTACAACTACCGCCGGGTACCGGCCCAGGGCGAGCACTTGGCTCTGGCGCAGCCCTTGCGCTACCTGCGGCCCTGGCCGCTGGCAGCCACCGGGGTCGTGATGTTTAGCCTGGCGCCGGCCCTGGAGCTGCGCCCGCCGCCGGTGTATCTCGATGTGCTGCAGGGGCTGCTGCTGCTAACCCTTACGGGCGTCTTTTGGCGCTCATGGCCCCGCTCGTCTTTTTGGTCGTGGCTGGCTTTGGTAGGCTTTTTCGCGGTACTGGCCGTTTCCAATGCCGGCGACGGGGCCAGCCTGGGCACCCGCGGCGGCTTGCTGCTGCTCAATGGGTTAGCGCCTTTCATGGGCATCTATTTTTTACTCCGCATCCGGCGGCGGGTTCAGCTGCCGCATTTTGTCGTTCCCATTACCTTCTTCTTCATTGGGCTGAATGTGGTGGCGGGCGGGGCTAATATTCTGGGCCGCTTGAGCCTGGCCAAACTGCTGAGCACGGCTGCTATTTTTGGCCTCACCCAAGGCATTGGGCTGGCGGTGCTTATTCAGCTGCTTACCGAAGCCTTTCACCTGCAAATGCTGGCCAGCCGCAGCGTGGCCAATGGCCCAGGCTTCGACTACGATAAAATCGGGGCCAGCCTGATGCGCCTGCTCTCCGTGGTGGTGGGAGGCATGTGGCTGCTGGTTTTCACGGCCAACCTCGCGCTGCAAGGCGTGCTTTATAAGGCCATTAGCAACCTGCTCACGGCCCCGCGGGTGCTGGGCAGCACGCAGTTTACGCTGGGCAACGTGGCGCTGTTCTTTTTTATTCTCTACGTTTCGGCGCGGCTCCAGCAGTACATCGGCTACTTTTTTGGCGAAATCGGTGAAGAGGCTGACACCAACGCGCGCCACCGGGGCTCGTGGCTGGTAGCCCTGCGGCTGTTTCTGGTGCTGGTCGGGGTGGGCCTGGCCGTCACGGCCTCGGGGCTACCCCTGAGCAAGATTGCCATCGTGTTCGGGGCCTTGAGCGTCGGTATCGGCCTGGGCTTGCAAAGCATTGTCAACAATCTGGTTTCGGGTATTATTCTCATTTTTGAGCGGCCGTTTCACGTGGGCGACTTTATTGAGGTGGCTGGCAAGTCGGGCCGGGTGCAGGATATCGGCATCCGCTCCAGCAAGCTTACCTCGCCCACGGGCTCCGAGATTATCGTGCCCAACGGCGACCTGCTGTCGAGCCACGTCATCAACTGGACGCGCACCAACGACCACATTCGCGTAGACCTGGTACTGAAGCTGGCCCCCGGCACCGACCTCGAAACCGACCTGCAAACCGCCCGCGAGCAAATTCAGGAAGAAATCAAAAGCAGCCCCTACACCATGCCTAACCTGCCGCCCGAGATATTGCTCAACGACATCAACGGCAAAGACTATGAGCTGAAAGTGCTGTTCTGGGTGATGAATATCCGGCAGGAGCAGCTCACCAAGAGCGAAATCCTGGCCGGCATCTACCGGCGCTTTATGGCCCACGGCCTGCAGCTGAGCAGCTGA
- a CDS encoding T9SS type A sorting domain-containing protein — protein sequence MNFFTKKSLAQGAGLLLLVGLSVGNRSVWAQCACSTTVSGAANLTPGPNSTVCIAAGTTYTGQLTINKSGVVICNSGTITGTIKVNSGGGGAIINNLGTISTNTISLSAAATLNNGSSDGGATVVAAATWAGYIGTGITVAPVINNYATWQAGLQPIPGGTINNKGGATWNSYLNTNANLTINNAGTWSTQVQEGGNSPTITINNTGTWNGGVGGGSGSLIISNNTTWTQGFNFPGGSANSFTNAVGASAPLAGYLGLAGKVLLINNGSMNLGSGMSTIPTGSTLQNGAGSTFALTGDFVNQGTVMQQGTLTISNNFTNSGTITGPPALPRGIIRAGSYTVNSGNFGADGSYLSFCDAGAPSTGFDSRGGTIGNNVIFCSAGPLPVTLTSFTAQLRQGQVQLRWTTASELGNEKFVLERSATGADFAAIGEVAGQGTVPTASSYAFLDAQPLPGRSYYRLRQFDLDGNSTLSPVVSVSREQAPVQLYPNPTDELLTLDLRSLPATACPVRLLSLAGQVQLTQTLLGGQLQPLSLRAVPAGSYLLEINAAAPGRSVQRVVKY from the coding sequence ATGAACTTTTTTACGAAAAAAAGCCTGGCCCAGGGCGCTGGGCTACTACTCTTGGTGGGGCTGAGCGTAGGGAATAGAAGCGTTTGGGCTCAGTGCGCCTGTAGCACTACAGTGAGTGGCGCAGCTAACCTCACGCCTGGCCCCAATTCAACGGTGTGCATTGCGGCCGGCACTACCTATACGGGGCAGCTTACTATTAACAAGAGCGGGGTAGTAATCTGTAACAGCGGCACTATCACCGGTACCATTAAGGTTAATAGTGGCGGAGGGGGCGCCATTATTAATAACCTGGGCACCATATCTACCAATACCATCAGCCTGAGCGCTGCGGCTACCCTCAATAATGGGAGTAGCGATGGTGGTGCCACGGTGGTAGCCGCAGCTACCTGGGCGGGCTATATTGGCACGGGAATAACCGTAGCCCCGGTCATCAACAATTACGCTACCTGGCAGGCAGGGCTACAGCCCATTCCGGGCGGCACTATCAATAATAAGGGGGGGGCTACCTGGAATAGCTACCTCAACACGAATGCCAACCTAACCATCAACAATGCCGGCACCTGGAGCACGCAGGTGCAGGAGGGAGGCAACAGCCCTACCATTACCATCAACAACACCGGCACCTGGAACGGTGGCGTAGGCGGCGGCTCCGGCTCCTTGATTATCAGTAATAACACTACCTGGACGCAGGGCTTCAATTTTCCGGGCGGCTCGGCTAATTCCTTTACCAATGCCGTGGGCGCTTCGGCCCCGCTTGCCGGCTACCTGGGCCTGGCCGGCAAAGTGTTGCTCATTAATAATGGCTCCATGAATCTGGGCAGCGGTATGAGCACCATCCCAACTGGCTCGACCCTGCAAAATGGGGCGGGCAGCACGTTCGCGCTCACGGGCGACTTTGTAAACCAGGGCACGGTAATGCAGCAGGGCACGCTTACCATTTCGAATAACTTTACCAACAGCGGCACTATTACGGGGCCACCGGCGCTACCCCGCGGTATCATCCGTGCCGGGAGCTATACGGTTAATAGCGGCAACTTCGGGGCCGATGGCAGCTACCTTAGCTTTTGCGATGCGGGTGCGCCCAGCACTGGCTTCGATTCGCGCGGAGGCACTATCGGCAACAACGTAATCTTTTGCAGTGCCGGGCCTTTGCCGGTTACGCTCACCAGCTTTACGGCGCAGCTGCGCCAGGGCCAGGTGCAGCTGCGCTGGACTACGGCCTCAGAGCTGGGCAATGAGAAGTTTGTGCTGGAGCGCAGCGCCACCGGCGCAGACTTTGCCGCCATTGGGGAGGTGGCCGGGCAGGGCACGGTGCCCACTGCCAGCAGCTACGCCTTCCTCGATGCGCAGCCGCTGCCCGGCCGCAGCTACTACCGCCTGCGCCAGTTCGACCTTGATGGCAACAGCACGCTTTCGCCCGTGGTGAGCGTGAGCCGCGAGCAGGCCCCCGTGCAGCTGTATCCTAACCCTACCGATGAGCTGCTGACCCTTGACCTGCGCTCGCTGCCCGCTACTGCCTGCCCGGTACGCCTGCTGAGCCTGGCCGGCCAGGTGCAGCTCACCCAAACCCTGCTGGGGGGCCAGCTGCAGCCGCTCAGCCTGCGTGCGGTGCCGGCGGGTAGCTACCTGCTCGAAATAAATGCTGCCGCGCCCGGTCGCAGCGTGCAGCGCGTGGTAAAGTATTAG
- a CDS encoding DsbA family oxidoreductase, producing the protein MKVEIWSDVVCPFCYIGKRKFEKALGEFAHRAEVQVEWKSFELTPDFVPVPGESIHASLAKKKGVPEAEGRRMNDYMTQAAKEVGLSYQFDKAIPANTFLAHQLIHFGAQHGRQDATKERLFAAYYLEGRDLNSVDTLTNLAAEIGLDAEAARQALLAGTYAEAVRRDEYEAQQIQVRGVPFFVFDDKYAVSGAQPSEVFAQVLNTVWQEAHPKAQPAVLADGPACGPDGCD; encoded by the coding sequence ATGAAAGTTGAAATCTGGTCCGACGTAGTATGCCCTTTTTGCTATATTGGCAAGCGCAAGTTTGAGAAGGCGCTGGGCGAGTTTGCGCACCGCGCCGAGGTGCAAGTTGAGTGGAAAAGCTTCGAGCTGACGCCCGACTTTGTACCCGTGCCCGGCGAAAGCATCCATGCCTCGCTGGCCAAGAAAAAAGGCGTGCCGGAAGCCGAAGGCCGCCGCATGAACGACTACATGACGCAGGCTGCCAAAGAGGTAGGCCTTAGCTATCAGTTCGATAAAGCCATTCCGGCCAACACCTTCCTGGCCCACCAGCTCATTCACTTCGGGGCGCAGCACGGCCGCCAGGATGCCACTAAGGAGCGCCTGTTTGCTGCCTATTACCTCGAAGGCCGCGACCTGAACTCGGTAGATACGCTCACCAACCTGGCGGCCGAAATCGGCCTCGATGCCGAGGCGGCGCGCCAGGCGCTACTGGCCGGCACCTACGCCGAAGCCGTCCGCCGCGACGAGTACGAAGCCCAGCAGATTCAGGTACGCGGCGTGCCATTCTTCGTATTCGATGATAAGTACGCCGTATCGGGCGCACAGCCCAGCGAGGTATTTGCCCAGGTGCTGAATACCGTGTGGCAGGAAGCGCACCCCAAAGCCCAGCCCGCGGTACTGGCCGATGGCCCCGCCTGTGGCCCCGATGGCTGCGACTAG